A stretch of the Bacillus mesophilus genome encodes the following:
- a CDS encoding YojF family protein, translated as MGPINKEQVQEAIDRFKMQPVFLHLETTNGAYASHLHEKMVVGAYIRNGKIEFEHGKITGEGPYRIGLKMELGWVYAEGLTDWEIDDLGRLLVAGHDADGKLAVAFQLSLTSFE; from the coding sequence ATGGGACCTATTAATAAAGAACAAGTTCAAGAAGCAATTGATCGATTTAAAATGCAACCTGTTTTTCTTCATTTAGAAACTACCAATGGTGCATATGCAAGTCATCTTCATGAAAAAATGGTTGTTGGTGCCTATATTCGGAATGGGAAAATTGAATTTGAGCATGGAAAGATAACTGGTGAAGGACCGTATAGAATTGGGTTAAAGATGGAGTTAGGCTGGGTTTACGCAGAGGGTCTAACAGACTGGGAAATAGATGATCTTGGTAGGTTACTCGTAGCTGGTCACGATGCAGATGGAAAGCTTGCAGTAGCGTTTCAATTAAGTTTAACATCATTCGAATAA
- the yfcC gene encoding putative basic amino acid antiporter YfcC, translated as MGNQKQKTVKVPHTYVIVFFVVLLAAILTFLVPVGYFETKDVTYIHQGEEQTKTVLIPESFQLVTDEDGNPVKEGTSLFEAGGGVGFLNYVFEGLVSGSKWGSAVGVVAFILIIGGAFGIIMRTRAIEEGILSVIDKTKGKEVLIIPIMFILFSLGGAVFGMGEEAIAFAMILVPLVVALGYDAITGVMITYVATQIGFATSWMNPFGVAIAQGVSDIPVLSGAPFRMTMWAIFTLIGLIYTWKYASSIRKDPTKSLSYETDHHFRDDFKLTDIKVNFKLGHGLVLATVLLGVAWIIWGVVEHAYYIPEIASQFFTIGLVAGIIGVLFKLNDMKLDDIAEGFIQGAKDLLPAALVVGMAKGIVLILGGDSPDMPSVLNTVLYGAGQLIGNFPAELSAWFMLVFQSVFNFFVVSGSGQAALTMPLMAPLADIAGVTRQVAVLAFQLGDGLTNLIVPTSAALMGTLGVARIDWGTWFRFMIKFQILLFIVASVFVIVASFIGYS; from the coding sequence ATGGGGAATCAAAAACAGAAAACAGTAAAAGTACCGCATACTTACGTTATTGTCTTTTTTGTTGTTTTACTTGCAGCGATTTTGACATTTCTAGTCCCGGTAGGATACTTTGAAACAAAGGATGTTACTTACATTCATCAGGGAGAAGAGCAAACGAAAACGGTGCTCATTCCGGAAAGCTTTCAACTAGTAACAGATGAAGATGGAAATCCGGTTAAAGAAGGTACAAGCTTATTTGAAGCTGGTGGGGGAGTTGGATTTTTAAATTATGTGTTTGAAGGTTTAGTGTCTGGAAGTAAGTGGGGATCTGCAGTAGGAGTAGTTGCATTTATTCTAATAATTGGTGGAGCCTTTGGAATCATCATGCGTACGAGAGCGATTGAGGAAGGAATTCTATCCGTAATTGATAAAACTAAAGGAAAAGAAGTCCTAATTATTCCGATTATGTTTATTCTCTTCTCATTAGGAGGAGCTGTTTTCGGAATGGGGGAAGAAGCAATTGCTTTTGCAATGATTCTAGTCCCTTTAGTTGTTGCACTTGGGTACGATGCGATAACTGGAGTCATGATTACATATGTTGCTACACAAATAGGATTTGCAACATCTTGGATGAATCCTTTTGGTGTCGCAATCGCACAAGGTGTATCTGATATACCTGTTTTATCTGGAGCACCTTTTAGAATGACAATGTGGGCTATATTTACACTGATTGGACTTATTTATACATGGAAATATGCTAGCTCTATACGAAAAGATCCAACAAAATCTCTATCATATGAAACAGATCATCATTTCAGAGATGATTTTAAATTAACCGATATTAAAGTGAACTTCAAACTTGGGCATGGACTTGTATTAGCAACAGTATTGTTAGGTGTAGCTTGGATTATTTGGGGCGTTGTTGAGCATGCCTATTATATCCCAGAGATTGCTAGTCAGTTCTTTACGATCGGACTTGTTGCCGGAATTATTGGTGTCCTATTTAAACTCAATGATATGAAGCTAGATGATATTGCTGAAGGATTTATACAAGGAGCAAAAGACTTACTGCCTGCAGCATTAGTTGTAGGTATGGCAAAGGGGATTGTATTAATCCTTGGTGGTGATAGTCCAGATATGCCATCTGTCTTGAATACAGTATTGTATGGAGCTGGACAGTTAATTGGGAACTTTCCAGCTGAATTGTCAGCTTGGTTCATGCTAGTATTTCAATCTGTTTTTAACTTCTTTGTTGTATCAGGTTCCGGACAGGCAGCATTAACCATGCCACTTATGGCGCCACTCGCAGACATTGCTGGTGTTACAAGGCAGGTAGCGGTTCTTGCATTCCAACTAGGAGATGGTTTAACAAACTTAATCGTACCAACATCAGCTGCTCTTATGGGAACATTAGGGGTTGCTCGTATTGATTGGGGAACCTGGTTTAGATTTATGATTAAATTCCAAATTCTATTGTTTATTGTTGCTTCGGTTTTTGTGATAGTTGCAAGTTTTATTGGCTATAGTTAA
- the bshB2 gene encoding bacillithiol biosynthesis deacetylase BshB2, with protein sequence MTEHILVVLPHPDDEAFGAAGTISLNTKKGIPVTYACATLGEMGRNMGVPPFANRETLPSIRKQELEEACVAMGIQDLRLLGYRDKTLEFEKTEDVADTVYELLQELRPSLVITHYPGYAVHPDHDACGAATILAVSRLPKEQRPLVYAMAFSKNCREELGEPDISINIEDVTKNKIAALAAHKSQTTQMMNGLEEKLEAGDQDLKRWLSREVFWTYHFHE encoded by the coding sequence ATGACAGAGCATATTTTAGTGGTATTACCTCATCCAGATGATGAAGCCTTCGGGGCTGCCGGAACCATTTCCCTTAATACGAAAAAGGGAATTCCCGTAACCTATGCTTGTGCCACTTTAGGGGAAATGGGAAGAAATATGGGAGTTCCTCCTTTTGCAAACCGTGAAACTCTTCCAAGCATTCGAAAACAAGAGCTTGAAGAAGCATGTGTTGCAATGGGAATCCAAGACCTGAGACTATTAGGTTATCGAGATAAAACCTTAGAGTTTGAAAAAACAGAAGATGTAGCAGACACGGTTTATGAATTACTTCAAGAGCTTCGTCCATCTCTTGTCATTACACATTACCCAGGTTATGCTGTTCATCCAGATCATGATGCTTGCGGCGCCGCAACCATCTTAGCTGTTTCTAGATTACCAAAGGAACAAAGACCACTTGTGTATGCTATGGCTTTTTCGAAAAACTGTCGTGAAGAATTAGGTGAACCTGATATCTCTATTAATATAGAGGATGTAACAAAGAATAAAATTGCTGCTTTAGCAGCACATAAAAGTCAAACCACGCAGATGATGAACGGGTTGGAAGAGAAATTAGAGGCAGGAGATCAAGATTTAAAGCGTTGGCTATCAAGAGAAGTTTTCTGGACTTATCATTTTCATGAGTAA
- the ytvI gene encoding sporulation integral membrane protein YtvI: protein MKKYLVILLVLFIAIYLLPKSIPIILGLLTAIIFEPLILHLQNRWKLKRLLSVIIVFILFLSVTGFLGYLVLARLIEQFLYFSSNLPFLLAKLNVLFTIYMNQWEVFSATVPRDVIESIEGSFHSLEDSILNATSNLTQSILVFITTIPQLLIEILVYLIAFFLFSLDLRKLKIQVLSFFSDETRDKFLLMYHQLNRAGIGFLKAQLLFSVLTFILAYSGLLLLDVEYAVLLSIVIVFVDILPVLGTGSVLVPYAIYCFITNQQDTGIGLLILFLVITVVRRVIEPKVYSTNMGISPIASLISMYLGFQVLGFLGLILGPVVVIIYDTLKKAGILKFQFKI from the coding sequence ATGAAAAAATATCTGGTCATACTTTTAGTTCTTTTTATAGCTATATACTTACTTCCAAAAAGTATCCCCATCATACTCGGACTGTTAACTGCGATCATTTTTGAGCCGTTAATTCTCCATTTACAAAATCGTTGGAAGTTAAAAAGACTGCTTTCGGTCATCATCGTTTTCATTTTATTTCTTTCAGTGACTGGATTTCTAGGTTATCTAGTTCTTGCAAGGCTCATAGAGCAGTTTTTATATTTCTCATCTAATCTACCATTCTTACTTGCTAAGCTAAATGTGCTATTCACCATATATATGAATCAGTGGGAGGTTTTTTCTGCCACCGTTCCAAGAGATGTTATTGAGTCTATTGAAGGTAGCTTTCATTCTTTAGAAGATTCAATTTTAAATGCAACGTCTAATCTTACTCAATCCATTCTTGTGTTTATTACAACAATTCCACAACTTTTAATAGAAATTTTGGTCTATTTGATCGCGTTCTTTCTATTCAGTTTGGATTTAAGAAAGCTGAAAATACAAGTTTTATCCTTTTTCTCTGATGAGACGCGTGATAAGTTTTTACTGATGTATCACCAACTAAATCGAGCGGGTATAGGCTTTTTAAAGGCACAATTATTGTTCAGTGTTTTAACCTTTATCTTGGCGTATTCCGGCTTGTTATTATTAGACGTGGAATATGCTGTTCTCCTATCCATTGTGATTGTTTTCGTTGATATTCTTCCAGTGTTAGGGACTGGTTCAGTCTTAGTACCCTATGCAATATATTGCTTTATAACAAATCAACAGGATACGGGGATCGGTCTTCTTATTTTATTCTTAGTAATCACGGTTGTAAGAAGGGTGATTGAGCCGAAAGTATACTCTACAAATATGGGAATCAGTCCAATAGCATCTTTAATCAGTATGTATCTAGGATTTCAGGTGTTGGGATTTCTTGGTTTGATTCTCGGTCCTGTTGTAGTGATCATTTATGATACTTTAAAAAAGGCAGGAATTTTGAAGTTTCAGTTTAAGATATAA
- the mutM gene encoding DNA-formamidopyrimidine glycosylase: MPELPEMENYRRLLCKQIKDKTITDIKINRDKSINVPISEFHEKVTGQTIVSIDRRGKHLLFHLQNGFYLLLHLMLGGTMYLGSQQDQPRRTKQVIFDFHNSELFFIGLRLGYLHLLTKEQVEEDFKELGPEPLDPSFTLETFKEIIGKKKGKLKLALVDQKFIAGIGNCYSDEICYHAQVLPTRKWNELSEEELEALFTSIKFVLNRALELGGYMEMPLYKLDQLTGGYNDHCFVYDREGEVCNRCGQSIVKIELSSRKCFYCLGCQR; this comes from the coding sequence ATGCCAGAACTACCAGAAATGGAAAATTACCGTAGATTACTATGTAAACAAATTAAAGATAAAACAATAACAGACATAAAAATTAACCGAGATAAATCAATTAACGTTCCAATCAGTGAGTTTCACGAAAAGGTAACCGGACAAACAATCGTAAGCATTGACAGAAGAGGGAAGCACTTATTATTTCATCTGCAAAATGGATTTTATTTACTTCTACACCTGATGCTTGGTGGAACGATGTATCTCGGATCCCAACAGGACCAACCAAGGCGTACGAAACAGGTTATATTTGACTTTCATAACAGTGAGTTGTTTTTTATTGGACTTAGACTGGGCTACTTGCATTTGCTAACAAAAGAACAAGTAGAAGAGGATTTTAAGGAATTAGGTCCAGAACCTCTAGATCCCTCTTTCACTTTAGAAACTTTTAAAGAAATTATCGGAAAGAAGAAAGGGAAATTGAAGTTAGCCCTAGTTGATCAAAAATTTATTGCTGGGATTGGTAATTGTTATTCAGATGAAATTTGTTATCATGCTCAAGTACTTCCAACGAGAAAATGGAATGAGTTAAGTGAGGAAGAGTTAGAAGCACTTTTTACTAGTATTAAATTTGTACTAAACAGAGCTTTAGAACTAGGTGGGTATATGGAGATGCCTCTGTATAAGCTTGATCAGCTAACTGGTGGGTATAACGACCATTGTTTTGTTTATGATCGCGAAGGTGAAGTTTGTAATCGATGTGGTCAATCTATAGTTAAGATTGAACTATCATCAAGAAAATGTTTTTATTGTCTAGGTTGTCAGCGATAA
- a CDS encoding CAP domain-containing protein, with product MKKTAVSLIVAGVILMGGPTLGSAQINNDYNLNSSYAVKITAWNEMVQQILKQYYSQNYNVSGKEKMQQQVVQQPKPKVNNPDQNQTTEETNQPIVALPEQQESPFVTQQESNTTEKISLSQFEQQVVSLTNHERASYGLKPLSIDSELSKVARLKSSDMKQNGYFSHTSPTYGSPFDMMKQFGVQYRTAGENIAMGQRSAEEVVRAWMNSEGHRKNILNPSFTHIGVGHVEGNYWTQLFIGR from the coding sequence TTGAAAAAGACAGCAGTTTCATTAATTGTCGCAGGAGTTATTTTAATGGGAGGTCCTACCCTTGGATCTGCCCAAATCAACAACGATTATAATTTAAATTCAAGCTATGCAGTAAAGATTACTGCATGGAATGAAATGGTTCAACAAATTCTGAAGCAATATTATTCACAGAATTATAACGTATCTGGAAAGGAGAAAATGCAGCAACAGGTGGTCCAACAACCAAAACCTAAGGTTAATAATCCTGATCAAAACCAAACTACAGAAGAAACCAACCAACCAATTGTAGCATTACCAGAACAGCAGGAGTCTCCATTCGTTACACAGCAAGAAAGCAACACAACAGAGAAAATTTCTCTTAGTCAATTCGAACAGCAGGTCGTATCTTTGACAAATCATGAACGAGCTAGCTATGGTTTAAAACCATTATCAATAGATTCTGAACTTAGTAAAGTTGCTCGGTTGAAATCATCAGATATGAAACAAAATGGATATTTTTCGCATACAAGTCCAACATATGGTTCCCCATTTGATATGATGAAGCAGTTTGGTGTACAGTATCGAACTGCTGGAGAGAATATTGCGATGGGACAACGTTCAGCAGAAGAAGTTGTAAGAGCTTGGATGAACAGTGAAGGACACCGTAAAAATATATTAAATCCTAGCTTTACGCATATAGGTGTTGGTCATGTAGAAGGGAATTATTGGACACAATTGTTTATTGGAAGATAA
- a CDS encoding DNA polymerase beta superfamily protein: MSKEISARLKTIEDEYGVSVIFACEAGSRIWGTDHHDSDYDVRFIYIYPLEKYLELDAPKDSIEDKKGFNIECAGWELGKALRLLRKQNPSIIEWLHSPITYVNRFNLKAQLTSLHQSFYDKKPLLHHYLNMAKTNQSLLNKQKTNLKLSLNIIRPLLVCNWMMNNDRFPPLKLEELLYMPMSTEIRDAISELLSIKRSGQDNIEQLHPLIDQWIQLQTEMLSHQLTTTNQTITFSSKEFTAELNRLYQSVIKNTSA, from the coding sequence ATGAGTAAGGAAATTTCAGCACGGCTCAAAACGATCGAGGATGAATATGGTGTTTCAGTCATCTTTGCCTGTGAGGCTGGAAGTCGAATTTGGGGCACTGATCATCATGATAGTGATTATGATGTTCGTTTCATCTACATTTATCCTTTAGAAAAGTATCTTGAACTAGATGCACCAAAAGATTCAATTGAAGATAAAAAAGGGTTTAATATAGAGTGTGCAGGGTGGGAGTTGGGAAAAGCGCTCCGTCTCTTAAGAAAGCAAAACCCATCGATTATAGAATGGCTTCATAGTCCAATAACATACGTAAATAGATTTAATCTGAAGGCACAATTAACATCTCTACACCAATCTTTTTATGATAAAAAGCCGTTACTTCACCATTATTTAAATATGGCAAAAACGAATCAATCATTGCTTAACAAACAAAAGACTAATCTTAAGTTATCCCTAAATATTATTCGCCCATTATTAGTCTGTAATTGGATGATGAACAATGATCGATTCCCGCCCTTAAAGCTCGAGGAACTGCTATATATGCCTATGTCAACAGAAATAAGGGATGCAATCTCAGAATTATTATCCATTAAAAGAAGCGGACAGGATAATATTGAACAATTACATCCTTTGATAGACCAGTGGATTCAACTTCAAACTGAAATGTTATCACATCAATTGACTACTACGAATCAAACCATTACCTTTTCATCTAAAGAGTTTACGGCTGAGTTAAATAGATTATATCAATCAGTTATTAAGAACACATCAGCTTAG
- a CDS encoding DUF2339 domain-containing protein → MNKEQITSLERRLVALEKEATDLKVEILKLKNNTILEEADLDQANKKVEQELIRPTLPRGKDAKKEQVDWEKQIGQIWLPRIFIFVLLLGIVWGFKAASDYGLLNDLVKVAIGFLSAILLFVLGRQQIKKKREGLGQVLLGGSIVLLLIVTFAAHVLYGLIPSIPALMLNIIWVSIGISVAHYYESEPLAILTGIGGYLIPFLLENQDQNVANFVLFETIFYIVLLLFALKKKFTILYLVAFGLLHVTLLAGSLLIRPDDLKIFGLAVLIQHLVLFIGFFMKSWFIDRQIAILFTSSILTISWLKVAFTNSQFELIILTIFIIYAILSVYFWSRDKIRVSATLAISTISLFVWFLTRFDANHITGLLLLQGLFTLYLGIITSSKLSQAIGMVLYICNFFMVLSTPFEDVTSIQFINWLILLGSVILISKLLRNHEIIKDRIKFIMMTKITTLILTLLFITFTMQALTADMSMNLQYMAVSFAWAIYALMLIMFGATKGDKVFRIFGLVLLFVTLAKLILIDLAYISIVIRAILFIGIGLIGVAGSRIFYKSTPK, encoded by the coding sequence ATGAATAAAGAACAAATCACCAGTCTTGAAAGAAGATTAGTTGCATTAGAAAAAGAAGCAACTGACTTGAAAGTGGAAATTCTCAAATTGAAAAATAACACCATCTTAGAAGAGGCTGATTTAGATCAAGCTAACAAAAAAGTGGAGCAAGAGCTAATAAGGCCCACTCTGCCGAGAGGAAAAGATGCTAAGAAGGAACAGGTTGATTGGGAAAAACAAATTGGTCAGATTTGGCTTCCGAGAATATTTATCTTTGTTTTATTATTGGGTATCGTTTGGGGATTTAAGGCAGCTTCTGATTACGGCTTATTGAATGATCTTGTTAAAGTTGCTATTGGATTCTTGTCAGCTATCTTATTATTCGTTTTAGGAAGACAACAGATTAAGAAGAAACGAGAGGGGTTAGGACAGGTCTTACTAGGGGGTAGTATTGTACTACTTTTAATTGTTACCTTTGCAGCTCATGTGCTTTATGGATTGATTCCATCGATTCCGGCCCTAATGCTTAATATTATTTGGGTTTCAATAGGTATATCTGTAGCACACTATTACGAGTCAGAGCCTCTAGCTATCCTTACTGGAATTGGTGGGTATTTGATCCCGTTTCTTTTAGAGAATCAAGACCAGAATGTAGCCAATTTTGTTTTGTTTGAAACCATATTCTATATTGTTTTATTATTATTTGCTTTGAAAAAGAAGTTCACTATTCTGTATCTTGTAGCATTTGGGTTACTGCATGTAACACTTTTGGCGGGAAGTCTCCTGATTCGACCGGATGATTTAAAGATATTTGGATTAGCTGTTCTGATCCAACACCTAGTTTTGTTCATAGGCTTCTTTATGAAGAGTTGGTTTATAGATCGTCAAATTGCGATCTTGTTTACAAGTTCAATTTTAACCATCTCGTGGCTAAAAGTGGCTTTCACAAACAGTCAGTTCGAGCTTATAATCCTAACCATATTTATTATCTATGCAATATTATCTGTCTATTTTTGGTCTAGAGACAAAATTCGAGTGTCAGCTACACTAGCGATATCAACTATATCACTATTTGTATGGTTTCTAACTAGATTTGATGCGAATCATATTACAGGTTTACTACTATTACAAGGGTTGTTCACGTTATATCTAGGAATCATCACCTCGTCCAAGCTTTCTCAGGCAATTGGTATGGTTCTCTATATATGTAACTTTTTCATGGTCCTTTCAACACCTTTTGAGGATGTCACATCCATACAATTTATTAACTGGCTGATTTTGCTTGGATCGGTAATATTGATAAGTAAACTATTACGTAATCATGAAATTATTAAAGATAGGATCAAGTTTATTATGATGACGAAAATCACTACATTGATTCTCACTTTATTATTTATTACGTTTACTATGCAGGCATTGACCGCAGACATGTCCATGAATCTACAATACATGGCTGTATCTTTTGCGTGGGCCATTTACGCATTAATGTTGATTATGTTTGGGGCAACCAAAGGAGATAAAGTTTTTAGGATTTTTGGGCTTGTGCTTTTATTCGTAACACTTGCGAAACTTATACTAATCGATTTGGCATATATCTCTATCGTTATTCGAGCCATCTTATTTATTGGAATTGGCTTAATTGGAGTAGCAGGCTCCCGAATTTTTTATAAATCTACACCTAAATAA
- the iadA gene encoding beta-aspartyl-peptidase has translation MLKLIKNGEIYSPNSLGKKDLLIVDEKIGFIQDSIDISNSFVDIEVIDATGKLVVPGFIDSHVHIIGGGGEGSYKTRTPELQLTDATLAGVTTLVGVIGTDGTTRTMPDIIAKARALDEEGITCFVHTGSYQVPIRTLTGQIEDDLILIDKIIGVGEVAISDHRSSQPTVDEIAKIASAARVGGMLSGKAGIVNVHLGDGKQTLTLLEEVVEKTELPITVFHPTHINRNPYLFEAGIAFAKKGGYVDFTTSSIPKFLKEGEVKCSKGLRMMLEQNVPIDQITFTSDGQASLPDFDDKGELVGLKIGKVNTLYKEVRDAILEENVNIEDALRVVTENPAKILKLKQKGRIEEGRDADLVLLNKETFEIDTVLSRGKTMVKAGQAIVKGTFEV, from the coding sequence ATGTTAAAACTCATTAAAAATGGTGAAATATATAGTCCGAATAGCCTTGGAAAAAAAGATCTCTTAATTGTAGATGAAAAGATTGGATTTATTCAAGATTCTATTGATATATCTAACAGTTTTGTCGATATAGAGGTAATTGATGCAACAGGTAAGCTTGTTGTTCCTGGTTTTATCGATTCCCACGTTCATATTATAGGCGGTGGTGGGGAAGGTAGTTATAAAACGAGAACGCCAGAGCTTCAATTAACAGATGCAACATTAGCAGGTGTCACGACACTAGTTGGTGTTATTGGTACAGATGGTACGACAAGGACGATGCCAGACATAATTGCGAAAGCAAGAGCACTTGATGAAGAAGGGATTACATGTTTTGTTCATACCGGGTCGTATCAAGTGCCAATCCGAACATTAACGGGCCAAATTGAGGATGACCTTATCCTAATTGATAAGATTATTGGCGTGGGTGAAGTGGCCATCTCTGATCATCGATCTTCGCAGCCGACAGTAGACGAAATAGCAAAAATTGCTTCAGCTGCTAGAGTAGGAGGAATGTTATCTGGAAAAGCGGGAATTGTGAATGTACATCTGGGTGATGGTAAACAAACTTTAACTCTACTCGAAGAGGTTGTAGAAAAAACGGAACTTCCAATTACTGTATTCCATCCAACACATATTAATCGAAATCCGTATCTTTTCGAAGCAGGTATTGCATTTGCCAAAAAGGGTGGCTATGTAGACTTTACAACAAGCTCGATACCGAAGTTTCTCAAAGAGGGCGAAGTGAAATGCAGTAAAGGGTTACGAATGATGCTTGAACAAAATGTGCCGATTGATCAAATCACCTTCACTTCTGATGGACAGGCAAGCCTTCCTGACTTTGATGACAAAGGTGAACTTGTAGGACTGAAAATAGGAAAAGTGAACACTTTATACAAAGAAGTCCGTGATGCGATTTTAGAGGAAAATGTAAATATCGAAGATGCATTACGAGTGGTTACTGAAAATCCAGCTAAGATTTTAAAGCTAAAGCAAAAAGGCCGAATTGAAGAAGGTAGAGATGCAGATCTTGTTCTGCTAAATAAAGAAACGTTTGAAATTGATACTGTGTTATCAAGGGGAAAGACGATGGTAAAGGCTGGGCAAGCCATTGTAAAGGGAACGTTCGAAGTTTAG
- a CDS encoding undecaprenyldiphospho-muramoylpentapeptide beta-N-acetylglucosaminyltransferase, with protein MRKRIVFTGGGSAGHVILNLALIPHFRKEGWEISYIGSVNGIERDLISKVDGVTYYPIATGKLRRYFDWKNVKDPFKVLKGTYQAYRLLRKLKPSVIFSKGGFVSVPVILAGKLNKVPSIIHESDVTPGLANKLAIPFSTKLCVTFKDTVKHIKESSKVVHTGAIVRDEIFKGSKEKGLKDFKFQQTKPVLLIMGGSLGSKKINEIVRASLQELLGFFQIVHICGKGNIKHSLHQPGYKQVEYLTDELPDVLAMTDIVISRAGSNSIFEFLALKKPMILIPLTKEQSRGDQIINAESFKKEGYAEVLQEGNLTKEGLVNKLEEVLQNKEIYLRNMEQYEGDFSVNPIISLINEVSK; from the coding sequence ATGAGAAAAAGAATCGTGTTTACTGGTGGAGGATCCGCCGGACATGTCATTTTAAATTTAGCGTTAATTCCACATTTCAGAAAAGAAGGCTGGGAAATCAGCTATATAGGGTCAGTAAATGGAATTGAAAGAGATTTAATATCTAAGGTGGATGGGGTTACTTACTACCCAATTGCTACTGGTAAACTGAGAAGGTATTTTGATTGGAAAAATGTGAAAGATCCATTCAAGGTGTTAAAGGGAACCTATCAAGCTTATAGGTTATTAAGAAAACTAAAACCGTCTGTTATCTTTTCAAAAGGGGGCTTTGTCTCTGTCCCAGTTATTTTAGCCGGAAAGCTTAACAAAGTACCTTCAATTATTCATGAATCTGATGTCACACCTGGTCTTGCTAATAAACTGGCTATCCCGTTTTCAACAAAGCTTTGTGTAACTTTTAAAGATACAGTAAAGCATATAAAAGAAAGTAGCAAGGTGGTTCATACAGGAGCAATTGTAAGAGATGAAATCTTTAAAGGAAGTAAGGAGAAAGGGCTGAAGGATTTCAAGTTTCAGCAAACGAAACCCGTGTTACTGATTATGGGTGGAAGCCTCGGCTCCAAGAAAATAAATGAAATCGTTCGTGCGAGTCTTCAGGAACTTTTAGGGTTTTTCCAAATCGTTCATATTTGTGGAAAAGGAAATATCAAACATTCTCTTCATCAGCCTGGATATAAACAAGTGGAATATCTAACAGATGAACTACCTGATGTGTTAGCTATGACAGATATCGTCATTTCAAGAGCAGGGTCGAATTCAATATTTGAATTTCTTGCACTTAAAAAGCCAATGATCTTAATTCCATTGACAAAAGAACAAAGTCGAGGAGACCAAATTATTAATGCAGAATCCTTCAAGAAGGAAGGCTATGCAGAGGTATTGCAGGAGGGGAATCTTACAAAAGAAGGGCTAGTTAACAAGTTAGAAGAGGTACTTCAAAATAAAGAAATATATTTACGTAATATGGAACAGTATGAAGGAGATTTTTCAGTTAATCCAATTATTTCTCTTATTAATGAAGTTTCTAAATAA